One stretch of Candidatus Baltobacteraceae bacterium DNA includes these proteins:
- a CDS encoding penicillin acylase family protein, producing the protein MLLRLLLRGVLSAVAAIVVAVVAYVAYVAVGWHAEAHLDGTLSGLPVKAPVIVLRDGRGVPHVRAQSMHDLMVAQGYLEASDRLFQIDLVRHVIYGRLAEWFGEKLLEPDMQARTFDVERIISTEYSRLSQEQRDDLVAFASGVNAAMRREPLPVEYRLLLLWPQPWQPQDTLAVGFATVLTLTDPWDDVIERERVFDAMGQSGTDGLYSITDPRYDVPITDGPPAAVPTLPPLRVYKRPPVRAARGSNEWAVGAGRSSDGHALLANDPHLDITMPGIWYLIDLQAPGFHAAGATLAGTAGVILGHNDHVAWGATNGNVISESVYVSGYREQERDETFHVRFGQTVEHTYNQDTHGFSVLGDVGYSVDWPAAADPVSPETTFEQLNRATNVAGALAALRDYPGPTQNFVVADTNGQATYHLAGEIPNDPLWGLRTHPPSDPHYPPIPFDQLPKVAPSRNAVVFTANNRMYGRDYRYRLSAWFAPPYRAARIAQLLRARKQYDIAYFSQMQADTLSLPEQELVQMTLDAAKREHAQNDPQLGPLLNQLAHWDGRFEPDSTAASLAFALRQAAVNDFISQHFESYAAQAYRSSSDVIVVLMRALREHPKGYVPFDNVDDFLLTALREAAPHANVPWRTAGSIPVRHAFSFLGIPWFNGLPLRGDGDAYTVHAQLPFAGQSFRAVWDVGNWDAGGIVIPSGESGRPGSAHHDDASAAWSSQTLVPLPFSTQAVDAAARHRLVLAP; encoded by the coding sequence GTGCTTCTTCGTCTATTGCTGCGCGGCGTGCTGAGTGCGGTCGCAGCGATCGTCGTGGCCGTCGTCGCCTATGTCGCGTACGTTGCCGTGGGTTGGCACGCCGAGGCCCATCTCGATGGCACGCTCTCCGGTCTGCCGGTAAAAGCGCCGGTCATCGTCTTACGTGACGGGCGCGGAGTCCCTCACGTCCGTGCGCAGTCAATGCACGACCTCATGGTGGCGCAGGGATACCTCGAGGCCTCGGATCGGCTCTTTCAAATCGACCTCGTGCGCCATGTCATCTACGGCCGGCTGGCCGAATGGTTCGGCGAGAAGCTGTTGGAGCCGGACATGCAGGCTCGCACGTTCGATGTAGAGCGCATTATCTCAACTGAATATTCACGTTTGAGCCAGGAACAACGCGACGATCTCGTTGCGTTCGCGAGCGGAGTAAATGCTGCAATGCGGCGCGAGCCGCTGCCGGTCGAATACCGGCTGCTTCTGCTTTGGCCGCAACCTTGGCAGCCGCAAGACACGCTCGCGGTCGGCTTTGCAACGGTGCTGACGCTCACCGATCCCTGGGACGACGTTATCGAACGCGAGCGCGTCTTCGATGCGATGGGACAGAGCGGCACGGATGGTCTGTATTCGATTACCGATCCGCGCTACGACGTGCCGATCACGGACGGACCGCCTGCAGCCGTTCCGACGTTGCCGCCGCTGCGCGTCTACAAACGTCCGCCCGTGCGCGCTGCGCGCGGTAGCAACGAATGGGCGGTTGGCGCCGGGCGCTCGAGCGACGGGCACGCGCTGCTCGCCAACGATCCGCATCTCGACATTACGATGCCGGGCATCTGGTATCTGATCGACTTGCAGGCACCGGGCTTCCACGCGGCCGGCGCGACGCTGGCCGGGACCGCCGGCGTGATTCTCGGGCACAACGATCACGTCGCGTGGGGTGCGACGAACGGGAACGTCATCTCGGAGAGCGTCTACGTCTCCGGCTATCGCGAACAAGAGCGTGACGAAACGTTTCACGTCCGCTTTGGACAGACGGTAGAGCATACGTACAATCAAGATACGCATGGTTTTTCCGTGCTTGGCGACGTCGGCTATTCGGTCGATTGGCCGGCCGCTGCCGATCCCGTTTCACCCGAGACGACATTCGAGCAGCTGAATCGGGCAACGAACGTTGCCGGTGCGCTCGCAGCGCTTCGCGATTATCCGGGTCCGACGCAAAACTTCGTCGTGGCCGATACGAACGGTCAAGCTACGTATCATTTGGCAGGAGAGATTCCTAACGATCCCCTGTGGGGACTACGCACGCATCCGCCCTCGGATCCGCACTACCCGCCGATTCCGTTCGATCAGTTGCCGAAGGTTGCGCCGTCACGTAACGCAGTCGTGTTCACCGCCAACAACCGCATGTACGGCCGCGACTATCGCTATCGGCTCTCGGCATGGTTTGCACCGCCCTATCGCGCCGCGCGCATCGCCCAACTGTTGCGCGCACGCAAGCAGTACGATATTGCATACTTTTCACAGATGCAAGCCGACACGCTCTCGTTGCCCGAGCAAGAGCTCGTCCAGATGACGCTGGATGCGGCAAAACGCGAGCACGCGCAAAACGATCCGCAGCTCGGCCCGCTGCTGAATCAGCTCGCGCATTGGGATGGCCGGTTCGAACCGGATTCAACGGCAGCAAGCCTGGCTTTCGCGCTACGTCAGGCGGCCGTCAACGATTTCATCAGCCAGCATTTCGAGAGCTACGCGGCGCAAGCGTATCGCAGCAGCTCGGATGTCATCGTCGTTTTGATGCGCGCGCTACGTGAACATCCGAAAGGCTATGTACCTTTCGACAATGTCGATGACTTCTTGTTAACGGCGTTGCGTGAAGCGGCACCGCACGCAAACGTGCCGTGGCGAACGGCGGGCTCGATTCCGGTACGGCACGCGTTTTCGTTCCTCGGCATTCCGTGGTTCAACGGGCTCCCGCTGCGGGGCGACGGTGATGCGTACACGGTGCACGCGCAGCTGCCGTTTGCCGGTCAGAGCTTTCGTGCAGTATGGGACGTCGGCAATTGGGATGCAGGCGGGATCGTCATTCCAAGTGGCGAGTCGGGACGTCCG
- a CDS encoding ABC transporter substrate-binding protein codes for MSRIGLRILVAVVLSALVIAPQTAFSQARPGNSASSPLVIAYNGGAVTLDPIMRAENTSYAWQRHIFDTLTIQDPKNGSPQPRIATSWKIIGQNRWRIELRKGVKFQNGRAMTSQDVADSIMDAATNPKAQIRNFLVTVSKVDPEGPNAVIITTKTPNPQIPLDLSQIPVMPEVEIKRDGREFLNTHPVGTGPYEFVSWLAQDHLDLRTWNGYWGSKPTFNYVKLENISNGATRLAALLSGQVQVAEKIDPQDFERVKHSGSAYITAVGGVRIIYLAMDYWRKTGTPGIPGGNNPFMDPRVRRAVYQAIDVNALRDKVFNGAAVPATQWNAPAIESFDPSVKRLPYDPAGAKKLLAEAGYPNGFTVRLDATTDRYLDDSVVAQALAGMLAQAGITVQVNAVTKTIFFPNMDKGDFTLYMAGWGTTDPISAWETVFHCKDNAAGYGFTNREHYCDPSADQTMARAASIFDPHFRIQAERQGYAVAERKDFAYVPLYWEDVIAGVNNHVAWESRPSDELILAWMMSRK; via the coding sequence GTGAGCCGGATTGGACTTCGTATTCTCGTCGCGGTCGTATTGAGCGCGCTTGTGATCGCGCCGCAAACCGCGTTCTCACAAGCTCGTCCAGGCAACTCGGCCTCGAGTCCGCTCGTCATCGCCTATAACGGCGGCGCCGTTACCCTCGACCCGATCATGCGCGCGGAAAACACGTCGTACGCATGGCAGCGCCACATCTTCGATACGCTGACGATCCAAGATCCGAAGAACGGCAGCCCGCAGCCGCGCATTGCGACGAGCTGGAAAATCATCGGACAGAATCGCTGGCGGATCGAGCTACGCAAGGGCGTCAAATTCCAAAATGGCCGTGCGATGACGTCGCAAGACGTCGCCGACTCGATCATGGATGCGGCGACGAATCCGAAGGCGCAGATTCGAAACTTTCTCGTCACCGTTTCAAAGGTCGATCCTGAGGGTCCGAACGCCGTCATCATCACGACAAAAACGCCGAACCCGCAGATCCCGCTCGATCTCTCGCAAATCCCGGTCATGCCCGAGGTCGAGATCAAGCGCGACGGCCGCGAGTTTCTCAACACGCATCCGGTCGGAACAGGTCCATACGAGTTCGTCAGCTGGCTTGCGCAAGATCATCTCGACCTACGCACATGGAACGGTTATTGGGGATCTAAGCCGACTTTCAACTACGTCAAGCTCGAGAACATCTCGAACGGCGCGACGCGACTCGCCGCGTTGCTTTCGGGTCAAGTCCAGGTCGCCGAGAAAATCGATCCGCAGGATTTCGAACGCGTCAAGCACAGCGGAAGCGCCTACATCACGGCTGTCGGCGGCGTGCGCATCATCTATCTCGCGATGGACTATTGGCGCAAGACCGGAACGCCCGGCATCCCCGGCGGCAACAACCCGTTTATGGATCCGCGCGTGCGTCGTGCAGTCTATCAAGCGATCGACGTCAATGCGTTGCGCGACAAGGTCTTCAACGGCGCCGCTGTTCCGGCCACACAATGGAATGCCCCCGCAATCGAGTCATTCGATCCATCCGTCAAACGACTACCGTACGATCCGGCCGGCGCCAAGAAATTGCTCGCGGAGGCCGGTTACCCTAACGGCTTTACCGTCCGTCTCGACGCAACGACCGACCGCTATCTCGACGATTCGGTGGTCGCGCAAGCGTTGGCGGGCATGCTCGCGCAAGCCGGAATCACCGTTCAGGTCAACGCGGTCACAAAGACGATCTTCTTTCCCAATATGGACAAAGGCGACTTCACGCTGTACATGGCCGGTTGGGGAACGACGGATCCGATCAGCGCCTGGGAAACCGTCTTTCATTGCAAGGATAATGCGGCTGGATACGGCTTCACAAATCGCGAGCATTATTGCGATCCGAGCGCCGACCAGACGATGGCGCGCGCCGCGAGCATCTTCGATCCGCATTTCCGCATTCAGGCCGAGCGTCAAGGCTATGCAGTCGCCGAGCGCAAAGACTTCGCGTACGTACCGCTTTATTGGGAAGACGTCATTGCCGGCGTCAACAACCACGTTGCATGGGAATCGCGTCCGTCCGACGAGCTCATCCTTGCATGGATGATGTCGCGCAAATGA